From Bacilli bacterium, the proteins below share one genomic window:
- a CDS encoding GapA-binding peptide SR1P — protein MAATATGETLLGTVVCKYCNHILEMVDTEKVTVIYVSCERENCKAIREKVGENVHEC, from the coding sequence ATGGCGGCGACTGCCACGGGCGAAACGTTGTTGGGAACCGTCGTGTGCAAGTATTGTAATCACATTTTGGAAATGGTCGATACGGAAAAGGTGACGGTCATTTACGTCAGCTGCGAGCGGGAAAATTGCAAAGCCATTCGCGAAAAGGTAGGGGAAAACGTACATGAATGCTAG